A stretch of the Opisthocomus hoazin isolate bOpiHoa1 chromosome 2, bOpiHoa1.hap1, whole genome shotgun sequence genome encodes the following:
- the TCF21 gene encoding transcription factor 21, giving the protein MSTGSLSDVEDLQEVEMLECDGLKMDTNKEFGASTESNEEGSNCENGSPQKGRGASGKRKKAPPKKSPLNGVSQEGKQVQRNAANARERARMRVLSKAFSRLKTTLPWVPPDTKLSKLDTLRLASSYIAHLRQILANDKYENGYIHPVNLTWPFMVAGKPESDLKEVVNTNRLCGPTAS; this is encoded by the exons ATGTCCACTGGGTCCCTCAGTGATGTGGAAGATCTGCAGGAGGTGGAGATGCTGGAGTGCGATGGCCTGAAAATGGATACTAACAAAGAGTTTGGGGCGTCCACCGAGAGCAACGAGGAGGGATCCAATTGCGAGAATGGCTCCCCTCAGAAGGGGCGAGGGGCCTCGGGCAAGAGGAAAAAAGCTCCCCCCAAGAAGAGCCCTTTAAATGGAGTGAGCCAGGAGGGAAAGCAGGTCCAGAGAAACGCTGCCAACGCCAGGGAGAGGGCGAGGATGAGGGTCCTTAGCAaagccttctccaggcttaagACCACCCTGCCCTGGGTGCCCCCAGACACGAAGCTTTCCAAACTGGACACCTTGAGGCTGGCCTCCAGCTACATCGCTCACCTGAGGCAGATCCTGGCCAACGACAAGTACGAGAACGGCTACATCCACCCGGTCAACCTG ACTTGGCCTTTTATGGTAGCCGGCAAACCCGAGAGTGACCTGAAAGAAGTGGTGAACACAAACCGCTTGTGCGGCCCGACGGCATCCTGA